In a genomic window of Thalassotalea piscium:
- the tnpA gene encoding IS66 family insertion sequence element accessory protein TnpA gives MTRRTLDDWTKLIEQQAQSGLSILAFCRQHLIPTSNFYKYRHKIEHLNQTSGFVKAKVATKVTTQPADATIHIVFGDTRLTLPHHCEPTWLAELIKALHA, from the coding sequence ATGACCCGAAGAACGTTAGATGATTGGACGAAACTTATTGAACAACAAGCCCAAAGTGGCTTATCTATTCTTGCTTTTTGTAGGCAACACCTGATACCTACGTCAAATTTTTATAAATACCGACATAAAATTGAACACCTCAATCAAACATCGGGTTTTGTAAAAGCTAAGGTAGCAACAAAGGTAACAACTCAACCTGCCGATGCAACAATACACATAGTCTTTGGCGACACAAGGTTAACGCTACCTCATCATTGCGAACCAACATGGTTAGCTGAACTTATTAAAGCGTTACACGCATGA